Proteins encoded within one genomic window of Camelina sativa cultivar DH55 chromosome 19, Cs, whole genome shotgun sequence:
- the LOC104766820 gene encoding LOW QUALITY PROTEIN: CLIP-associated protein (The sequence of the model RefSeq protein was modified relative to this genomic sequence to represent the inferred CDS: substituted 1 base at 1 genomic stop codon): MEEALEMARAKDTKERMAAVERLHQLLEASRKSLSPAEVTSLVDCCLDLLKDSNFRVSQGALQALASAAVLAGEHLKLHLNALVPAVVERLGDSKQPVRDAARRLLTTLMEVSSPTIIVERAGSYAWMHKSWRVREEFARTVTSAIGLFASTELPLQRVILAPILQMLNDPNQAVREAAILCIEEMYMQGGSQFREELQRHHLPSYMVKDINARLERIEPQQRSTDSRSGHHVVSEVKASSVNPKKSSPRAKAPTRENSLFGGDADITEKPIDPIKVYSEKELTREFEKVAATLVPEKDWSMRISAMRRVEGLVAGGATDYSCFRGLLKQLVGPLSTQLADRRSTIVKQACHLLCLLSKELLGDFEACAEMFIPVLFKLVVITVLVIAESADNCIKTMLRNCKAARVLPRIAESAKHDRNAILRARCCEYALLTLEHWPDAPEIQRSVDLYEDLIRCCVADAMSEVRTTARMCYRMFAKTWPDRSRRLFSSFDPVIQRLINEEDGGIHRRHASPSVRERHSQPSFSQTCAPSNLPGYGTSAIVAMDRSSNLSTGGSLSSGLLLSQSKDVSKGSERSLESVLQSSKQKVSAIESMLRGLHVSDRQNPAALRSSSLDLGVDPPSSRDPPFHAAVPASNSYTSSATAESTHSINKGSNRNGGLGLSDIITQIQASKDSGRSSYRGNLLSESHPTFSSLTAKRVSDRNERSSFEENNDAREARRFMAGHFDRQQMDTAYRDLNFRESNASHVPNFQRPLLRKNVGGRMSAGRRRSFDDSQLQVGDMSNYVDGPASLNEALNDGLNSSSDWCARVAAFNFLQTLLQQGPKGAQEVIQSFEKVMKLFLRHLDDPHHKVAQAALSTLADLIPSCRKPFESYMERVLPHVFSRLIDPKEVVRQPCSSTLEIVSKTYSVDSLLPALLRSLDEQRSPKAKLAVIEFAINSFNRYAGNPEISGNSGILKLWLAKLTPLTRDKNTKLKEASITCIISVYNHYDSAGLLNYILSLSVEEQNSLRRSLKQYTPRIEVDLLNYMQSKKDKQRIKSYDPSDAIGTSSEEGYAGASKKNIFLGRYSGGSVDSDSGRKWSSSQEPTMITGGVGQSVSSGTQEKLYQNLRTGISSASDLLNPKDSDYTFASAGQNLISRTXGGRMSAGRRRSFDDSPXRRTXNLTSVDSLEGRHENEVSRELDLGQYMLASIKVSPTLESGPSIPQILHLINGSDGSPSSSKKSGLQQLIEASVANEESVWTKYFNQILTVVLEVLDDEDFSIRELALSLISEMLKSQKDAMEDSVEIVIEKLLHVSKDTVPKVSSEAEQCLTTVLSQYDPFRCLTVIVPLLVTEDEKTLVACINCLTKLVGRLSQEELMEQLPSFLPAVFEAFGSHSADVRKTVVFCLVDIYIMLGKAFLPYLEGLNSTQVRLVTIYANRISQARNGAPIDADT; the protein is encoded by the exons ATGGAGGAAGCTTTAGAAATGGCGAGGGCCAAGGACACGAAGGAGCGCATGGCCGCTGTGGAGCGGCTGCATCAACTTCTCGAAGCTTCTAGGAAGAGTTTGAGCCCTGCGGAAGTGACGTCACTTGTCGATTGTTGTTTGGATCTCCTCAAGGATAGTAATTTTAGAGTCTCTCAAGGTGCGCTACAAGCGCTTGCTTCTGCCGCCGTGCTCGCTGGTGAGCATTTGAAGCTTCATTTGAATGCGCTTGTTCCTGCTGTTGTCGAGCGCCTTGGTGATAGTAAGCAACCCGTTAGGGATGCTGCTAGGCGCTTGTTAACCACTCTTATGGAG GTTTCGTCTCCGACGATTATAGTTGAAAGAGCGGGTTCGTATGCTTGGATGCATAAGAGTTGGAGAGTTAGGGAAGAGTTTGCGCGTACTGTTACATCAGCTATTGGTCTTTTTGCATCTACCGAACTTCCTCTTCAGCGTGTTATTCTTGCTCCG ATACTTCAGATGTTAAATGACCCTAATCAAGCTGTTCGGGAAGCTGCAATTTTGTGCATTGAG GAGATGTATATGCAGGGTGGGTCTCAATTTCGAGAAGAGCTTCAGCGCCACCATCTTCCATCATATATG gtGAAGGACATTAATGCTAGACTAGAACGTATTGAGCCACAACAGCGTTCGACAGATTCCCGTAGTGGTCACCATGTTGTTAGTGAGGTGAAGGCATCAAGTGTCAATCCCAAAAAGAGCAGTCCCAGGGCAAAAGCTCCCACGAGAGAAAACTCTTTATTTGGGG GAGATGCCGACATCACTGAAAAACCCATTGACCCCATCAAAGTGTACTCAGAGAAGGAGTTGACACGAGAATTTGAGAAAGTTGCTGCAACACTCGTCCCAGAGAAAGACTGGTCAATGCGTATTTCAGCTATGCGGAGGGTTGAAGGACTTGTTGCAGGAG GTGCGACTGATTACTCTTGCTTTCGAGGTCTCCTGAAGCAACTTGTTGGTCCCTTAAGTACTCAATTAGCTGACCGGAGATCTACCATTGTCAAGCAG GCCTGTCATCTCTTGTGTCTCTTATCAAAAGAGTTACTGGGAGATTTTGAAGCATGCGCTGAGATGTTTATTCCA GTGCTTTTCAAGCTGGTTGTGATCACTGTACTTGTAATTGCAGAATCTGCTGATAACTGCATAAAAACG ATGCTGCGTAACTGCAAAGCTGCCCGTGTACTTCCTCGGATAGCTGAATCAGCGAAACATGACCGAAATGCAATTCTGCGAGCAAG ATGCTGTGAATATGCATTGTTAACACTCGAACATTGGCCTGATGCTCCAGAAATTCAGCGATCCGTTGATCTATATGAAGATCTGATTAGATGCTGTGTTGCAGATGCTATGAGTGAG GTACGAACAACTGCTAGAATGTGCTACAGAATGTTTGCAAAAACGTGGCCTGATCGTTCTCGTCGTTTGTTTTCCTCCTTTGACCCTGTCATACAAAGG CTAATaaatgaagaagatggtggGATTCATAGGAGACACGCCTCACCATCTGTCCGTGAGAGACATTCTCAGCCTTCATTTTCTCAGACGTGTGCTCCATCTAATCTACCTGGATATGGAACATCAGCCATAGTCGCTATGGATAGAAGCTCAAATTTATCAACTGGAGGATCTCTTTCTTCTGGGTTACTCCTTTCGCAATCAAAGGATGTCAGTAAAGGTTCTGAACGTAGTCTGGAAAGTGTGTTACAATCAAGCAAGCAGAAGGTCAGTGCCATTGAAAGTATGCTCCGAGGACTGCATGTATCTGATAGACAAAATCCTGCAGCCCTTCGTTCAAGTAGTTTGGATCTAG GAGTTGACCCTCCATCGTCTCGTGATCCTCCTTTCCATGCTGCTGTTCCAGCATCCAATAGTTACACAAGTAGCGCAACTGCTGAATCAACGCATAGCATCAACAAAGGCAGTAATCGCAATGGTGGCCTTGGTTTGTCAGATATCATCACCCAAATTCAAGCTTCAAAGGACTCAGGAAGATCATCATACCGTGGCAATCTGTTGTCCGAGTCTCATCCTACCTTTTCATCCTTGACAGCGAAACGGGTCTCAGACAGAAATGAGAGAAGTTCTTTTGAGGAAAACAACGATGCCAGAGAGGCGAGGCGGTTTATGGCAGGTCATTTTGACCGACAGCAGATGGATACCGCATATAGAGATTTGAATTTCAGGGAATCAAACGCTAGCCATGTTCCCAATTTCCAGAGGCCACTTTTGAGGAAGAATGTTGGGGGAAGAATGTCCGCTGGCAGGAGGAGGAGTTTTGATGATAGCCAATTGCAAGTTGGTGATATGTCAAATTATGTTGATGGTCCAGCTTCTTTGAACGAGGCCCTTAACGACGGACTAAACTCAAGTTCTGATTGGTGTGCTAGAGTTGCAGCTTTTAATTTTCTCCAAACTCTCCTGCAACAAGGCCCAAAAGGGGCTCAAGAAGTAATTCAAAGTTTTGAGAAAGTAATGAAACTATTTCTCCGGCATTTAGATGATCCTCACCACAAGGTCGCACAAGCAGCACTGTCGACACTTGCGGATCTTATACCATCTTGCCGAAAGCCTTTTGAGAGCTACATGGAAAGAGTCCTACCCCATGTCTTCTCACGGCTAATCGATCCTAAAGAGGTAGTTAGACAACCCTGCTCCTCAACCTTGGAAATTGTCAGCAAAACCTACAGTGTGGATTCCCTTTTACCTGCGTTGCTTCGTTCACTGGATGAGCAGAGATCACCAAAGGCTAAATTAGCTGTCATTGAATTTGCCATCAACTCCTTCAACAGGTACGCTGGTAACCCTGAAATTTCGGGTAATAGTGGCATCTTGAAGTTGTGGCTGGCGAAGTTGACGCCATTAACCCGTGACAAAAATACCAAGTTGAAAGAAGCCTCCATTACTTGCATCATATCTGTTTACAATCATTATGATTCTGCGGGACTGCTAAATTACATTCTTAGTTTGTCGGTTGAGGAGCAAAACTCTCTGAGAAGATCACTCAAACAATATACTCCCCGCATCGAGGTGGACCTATTAAACTATATGCAGAGTAAAAAAGATAAACAGAGAATAAAGTCTTATGATCCATCTGATGCCATTGGGACATCGTCTGAAGAAGGGTATGCTGGTGCCTCCAAGAAGAATATATTCCTTGGACGGTATTCTGGGGGTTCAGTTGATAGTGATAGTGGCAGGAAGTGGAGTTCTTCCCAGGAGCCAACAATGATCACTGGTGGTGTTGGTCAAAGTGTTTCCAGTGGAACCCAGGAAAAGCTGTATCAGAACCTCAGAACTGGGATCAGTTCTGCTAGTGATCTGTTGAACCCCAAGGATTCAGATTACACATTTGCTTCAGCTGGACAGAATTTGATATCAAGAACGNTTGGGGGAAGAATGTCCGCTGGCAGGAGGAGGAGTTTTGATGATA GCCCTTAACGACGGACTANGAATCTGACAAGCGTTGATTCCTTGGAGGGAAGACATGAAAATGAGGTCTCTCGCGAATTAGATTTAGGTCAGTACATGCTTGCATCTATTAAGGTCAGCCCAACGCTGGAATCTGGACCTAGCATTCCTCAGATTCTACATTTG ATCAATGGGAGTGATGGAAGCCCTTCTTCGAGCAAGAAATCTGGACTCCAGCAATTAATTGAAGCCTCTGTAGCTAACGAGGAATCAGTTTGGACCAAG TACTTCAATCAAATTTTGACGGTTGTTCTTGAAGTGCTCGATGACGAAGATTTTTCAATCAGAGAGCTTGCTCTTTCGCTGATTTCTGAAATGCTAAAAAGCCAG AAAGATGCCATGGAAGATTCTGTTGAAATAGTAATTGAAAAGCTGCTTCATGTATCAAAGGACACTGTTCCAAAA GTTTCTAGTGAAGCTGAGCAATGTCTGACCACGGTCTTGTCCCAATACGATCCTTTCAGATGTTTAACT GTTATCGTCCCATTATTGGTGACAGAAGATGAGAAAACTCTCGTCGCTTGCATAAATTGTTTAACGAAG CTTGTGGGTAGGCTCTCGCAAGAGGAATTAATGGAGCAATTGCCATCTTTTTTGCCTGCGGTTTTTGAAGCATTTGGGAGCCATAGCGCAGATGTCCGCAAG ACAGTGGTGTTCTGTCTggtagacatatatataatgcttGGGAAAGCATTTTTGCCGTATTTGGAAGGTCTAAACAGCACGCAGGTTCGTCTAGTGACCATCTACGCAAACCGGATCTCGCAGGCTAGAAACGGTGCCCCTATCGACGCAGACACCTAA